One Streptosporangium becharense genomic window, GTTTGCTTGGACGCGGCCGGAGACGACGGAAGCCGCCGCTGGACCGCCTTCACCGCCGACGCGACCGGGGGCGAGGACGCGGGCTGGGCCGAGATCGCCACCGCGTCGCTGAGACCGTGCCCCCCGCACGACGACGCGATCGACGTTCCCGACCCCGCCGCGTACCGGGAGCCGGTGGACGTCGCCGAGCACTACGCCGCCTCCCGGCGCCGCGGCATCGAACAGTCAGGTCCCTTCCAGGCAGTGGCGGCTCTGCACCGCGAGGACGGCGCCGTACTCGCCGAGCTGGCCGTGCACAGCGACATCGTCGCCGGCCTGGGCCGGTACCTGCTCCATCCCGCGCTGCTCGACTCGGCCCTCCAGCCGCTGATGACCCTGCTCGACGTCACCGGCGTGGACCAGGACACCTACCTGCCGGTACGGACCGGACGCCTCCGCCTGTACGGCCGGCCCGAAGCGGGGAAGCGGCTGTGGTCCCACGCGGTGCGCACCTCACCACCTCAGGAGAAGGACCTGGTCGAAGGCGACGTCCTGATCACCGACGACGGCGGACGGCTGATCGCCGCGATCACCGGCTTCCAGCTCAGGCGCCTGTCCTCCGAACCGCCGGAGGTCGTCGAACACCGGACGCGCAGACTGCTGTACGGCGTCGAGTGGACGGAACTGGAGCCGCCGGCCCCCTCGCGGCCCGACGCGGCGCGCTGGCTCGTGGTGACCGACTCGCCGCTCGGCCCCGAACTGTGTGCCCAGCTCACCGAGAACGGGGGCCGGGCACTTCTCGTCCAGTCGGGCTCCGGTTACCACCGGGCCGGTCCTGACCACTGCCTGCTCGACCCCGCCTCCGAGGACGACTGGAAGAAGCTCGTCAAGGAGCAGTCCGCGGCAGGGACGTGGCCCCCGGAGGGGGTCGTTCACCTGCCGGCCGCCTCCGATGCCGGAACGCGGACGCTCGAGGGCTGCTTCCACGTGCTGAACCTGGTCAAGGCCCTGACCGCGGGCGACCCCAACCCCCCTCGTCTCTGGCTGGTCACCACCGCCGCCCAGGCTCCGCTCGGCTCCGGTGACGTCGACCCCGAACAGACCGCCGTGTGGGGGCTCGGCCGGGTGATCCCCTACGAGCACCCCGAGCTGCGATGCTCGATGATCGACCTTCCGGCGCGGCCTGGCCCGGCCGCGCTCGCCGCCCTGCGCGCCGAGATCACCGCCGGGGGAACCGAGACCGAGATCGCCCTGCGGGACGGCCGCAGGTACGCGAGCCGGCTCAGGCGGCAGCGGCTCCCCTCCGAGCGGCCGGTGCCCGTCCGCTCCGACGCCACCTACCTGATCGCCGGAGGCCTGGGCGGCGTGGGGCTGCTGACCGCCGAGTGGCTGATCGGGCACGGCGCCCGTCATCTGGTCCTCGTCGGCCGGCGCGGCGCCACGCCCAAGGCCGAGGAGCGGATCAGGGCGATGACGGCCGGCGACGTGGAGGTCCTCGTCGCCGGGGCGGACATCACCTCCCGTCCCCAGCTGGCCGGTCTCCTCGACGAGATCGCCCGGCGCATGCCCCCTCTCCGGGGCGTCGTCAACTCCGCCGTCGTCCTCGACGACGGCACGCTGGCCCAGCTCGACCGCACCCGCTTCTTCGCCCCGATGCCCCCGAAGGTCGACGGGTCGTGGCACCTGCACGAGCTCACCCGGCACCTGCCCCTCGACTTCTTCCTCCTCTACTCCTCCGCGGCCTCCCTCATCGGCTCACCCGGCCAGGGCAACTACTCCGCCGCCAACGCCTACCAGGACGGCCTGGCCCGGCATCGGCGGGCCAACGGCCTTCCCGCCCTGACCGTGAACTGGGGGCAGTGGGCCGGCACCGGCCAGGTGGCGAAGGCGGGCAGGGACCTCCGCCTGGACGAGCGCGGCTTCGCCGCCTTCGCCCCCGCCGACGCCTTCACGGCCCTCCGCCGGCTGCTCGGCGACCCACCCGCCCAGGCTGGGATCATGTCCTTCACACCCGCCGTCTGGACGCGTTTCTTCCCGGCCCTGCGATCGTCCTCGCTCTTCCGCGAGCTCGCCGGGGAGGACACCGGGGAGGGCGGCGGGCAGCGGACGGCCGAGCCGGAGCTGACACGCGACATGCTCGCCGGGACGGACGAGGAGACGGCCCGGCGGCTCGTCGCGACCTACCTGTGCTCCCAGGTGGCCGCCGTCGTCCACCTCCCCCGGGAGAAGGTCGACCCGTCCCAGCGTCTGCACCGGCTCGGCATCGACTCCCTCATGGCGGTCCAGCTGCGCAACCGGATCGCGGCCGACCTGGAGATCAACCTCCCGGTCGCGGTCTTCCTGCAACGCCGCACCGTCGGCGACCTCGCGGCGCTGGCTCTCCAGCACGGCGGGGACTCGTCGTGACGACCTCCCGTGCGGCCCGCACGGGCCGCACGGGAGGTCGTCCGGCCCGCTCAGGGGTCGAGGTCGGCCGCCGCACGCTCGGCGAAGACCCGCATCGCCTTGGCCGTGACCGGGCCGGGCGCGGCCGGGAGCACGGTCTGGTCGACGGCGCGGATCGGCTGGACATCCCGGGTGGTGGAGGTCAGGAACGCCTCCTCGGCCTCGTACAGGGCCGACAGCGGGACGTCCTCCTCCACTCCCCCGCACCACTGGAGCGTCAGGCCGCGGGTGACCCCGGCCAGGCAGCCGGAGGCGAGTGTGGGGGTGACCAGGCGGCCGTCGCGGACGATGAAGATGTTGCTGCCGGTGCCCTCGCACAGGTCGCCCGCGACGTTGCCGAAGATCGCCTCACCGCCGCCCCTGGCCTTGGCGTGGAACAGGGCCTTGGCGTTCTCGGCGTAGGAGGTGCTCTTCACCCCGGCGAGCGCGCCGCGCTCGTTGCGCGGCCACGGCACGACGGTGACGTCGGCGGTGGCCGGGAACGGCTTCTGCTCGGCGACGATCACCATGGCAGTGCAGCCCTGGTCGCCCCGGTCGGAGCCGAGCGGCCCCGGGCCGCTGGTGTAGGTGATCCGGATGCGGCCCAGCGGCCACGCGGGCGCCTCGGCCAGGCAGGCGCGCACACCGGCGATGATCTCCTCGACGTCCGGCTCCGGCAGGTCCAGCCGCTGCGCCGAGAGCCTGAGCCGGTCGAGGTGGCGGGTGAGCGCGAAAGGGACGCCGTTGACGCACTTGACGGTCTCGAACACCCCGTCCCCGACCATCAGGCCGTGGTCGAACACCGAGACGGTGGCCTGATCTGGAGGGATCAGCGCACCGTTGACCCATACGGGTACTTTCATGTAACTCCTTCTGAACCAGACGTGGAAGCCAGCGTGATGAGCCGGGAGGCCTTCAGCTCGGTCTCGTGCCACTCGCGCCGAGGGTCGCTGCCCCAGGTTATGCCCGCGCCCGTGCCGAAGCGGATCTCCCCGCAGGAGAACCAGAACGTGCGGATCCCCACGGCCAGCGACGCCCGGCGCCGGTCGGCGTCCACCCAGCCCACGGCTCCACAGTAGGGTCCGCGGGGCTCGGGTTCGAGCTCATCGATGATGCGCAGGGCCGAGGATTTCGGGGCGCCGGTCACCGACCCCGGCGGGAAGGTCGCGGCGAACAGCTCCGGCCACCCGGCCCCGGGCGCCAGGCGTGCCCGGACGGTGGAGACGAGGTGGACGAGACCGGGGTGCTCCTCCACCTCGCACAGCGCGGGCACGCTCACCGAGCCGACCTCCGCGACCCGGCCCAGGTCGTTGCGGACCAGGTCGACGATCATCACGTTCTCGGCGTAGTCCTTCTCCATCAGGTCGGCCACGGTGGCCCCGGTCCCCTTGATCGGCCGGGACTCCACGACGTCGCCGTCCCTGGAGAGGTAGAGCTCCGGGGAGGCCGAGACCACCCCCAGGCCCGGCAGGCTCACCGTGGCGGCGTAGGGGGCGGGATTGCCCTCGGCCAGCCGCGCGGCGAGCGCCCGCGGGTCGGGCTCGGTGCCCTCCGGCAGCGGCGCGCTCAGCACCCGGCACAGGTTGGCCTGGTAGACGTCGCCGCGCTCGATGTAGGCGCGGATGCGCCGCACCCCGTCCTCGTAGGCGTCCCGGTCGAGTGAGCTGCGCCACGCCGACCGGTGCGGGCCGCGCCAGGGACCACGTGGCGCGGGCAACGGCGCCCGGCGGACGTCGCCGAACCTGGCGCACGTCACCTTGCCCTCGTAGTCGGCCACGACGGCCCACCATCCCTCACCGTCGAGCGCGGCCAGGTCGGTGGTCACGTCACGCAGCCCGGTGGCCAGATATCCGGTGACATGCGCGAATGAGTCATGCACGCGCCTATTGTCCCGCCACGCCGGTCAGGAGACGCACCGGAGTGCGGGCCGGCCGGGGTCCGGCCCGCGGGCGTGGCGGTTCCCACCGGCGGGCCGGTGACCTGGGACGACGGTCCGCGGGCGCGGCAGGTCACGCCCACGGGCGCCGGTGGCCGGGGAGGACTGCGAGCGGGCTCAGCAGGTCACGCCAGCGGGCCGGTGACCGTCTCGGCGGCGGCGACGACCCCGCCCGAGGCGACCAGCTGGACCGCCGCCTCGATCTCCGGGGCGAGGAAACGGTCCGGCCCCGGACCGGAGACGGCCTGCCGCAGCGCGGCCGTCACAGCCCCGGTCGCCGGGGCGGGGCGGAGCGGGGAACGCAGGTCGAGGGCCCGCGCCGCGGTGAGGATCTCCACCGCGAGCACCCGGGTCAGGCCGTCCACGGCGCGGCGCAGCTTGCGCGCCGCCGACCAGCCCATGGAGACGTGGTCCTCCTGCATGGCGGAGCTGGGAATGGAGTCGACGCTCGCGGGCGCGGCCAGGCGCTTGAGCTCGGAGACGATCGCGGCCTGGGTGTACTGGGCGATCATGTGCCCCGAGTCGACCCCGGGATCGTCGGCGAGGAAGGCGGGCAGGCCGTGGCTGCGGGCCACGTCCAGCATGCGGTCGGTGCGGCGCTCGGAGATGCTCGCCATGTCCGCGGCCGCGATGGCGAGGAAGTCGAGCACGTAGCCGACGGGGGCACCGTGGAAGTTGCCGTTGGACTCCACCCGGCCGTCGGCCAGGACCACCGGGTTGTCGATCGCCGAGACGAGCTCCCGGCCGGCGACCGCGGCGGCGTGCGCGAGGGTGTCGCGGGCGGCGCCGGCCACCTGCGGGGCACACCGCAGCGAGTAGGCGTCCTGGACGCGGGTGCAGGTGCCGTCCCGGTGGGACTCCATGATCTGCGAGTCGCGCAGCAGTGCCCGCAGGTTGGCGGCGCTGGCCGCCTGGCCCGGGTGCGGTCGCAGGGCCTGCAGGTCGGCGGCGAAGACCCGGTCGGTGCCGAGCAGCGCCTCCACGCTCATGGCCGCACCGACGTCGGCGGTGGTGAACAGCCGGGCGAGGTCGTCCATGGCCAGGATCAGCATCCCCAGCATGCCGTCGGTGCCGTTGATGAGCGCGAGCCCCTCCTTGGCCGCGAGCTCGACGGGCTCGACGCCCGCCCGCTTGAGCGCCTCCGCCGCGTCGACGCGGTCGCCCGCCGCGTCGCGGACGACACCCTCACCCATGATCGTGAGGGCCACGTGCGAGAGCGGGGCCAGGTCGCCGGAGCAGCCCAGGCTGCCGTACTCGTGCACGACCGGGGTGATGCCCGCGTTGAGCAGGCTCTGCAACACCTTGGCCGTCTGCGGGCGGACCCCCGTGTGGCCGGTGGCCAGGGTGCGCAGGCGCAGCAGCATGAGCGCCCGGACGACCTCGACCTCCACCTCCGGGCCCGATCCGGCCGCGTGCGAGCGGACCAGGGAGCGTTGCAGCTGCGCGCGGAGCGACGGGTCGATGTGCCGGGTGGCGAGGGCACCGAACCCGGTCGAAACGCCGTAGGCGGGGACGGGGCTCTCGGCGAGCTCGTCCACCCGGGTCCGGGCGGCGGCCATGGCGGCCACCGCGTCGTCGGTGAGACGGACGGGGGCGCCGTGCCTGGCCACCCTGACGACCTCGTCGAAGCTCAGCGGCTCCGGCCCGATGTTCACGACCTCGTTGTCGCGCATGGTGTCACTCTCTCGCGTAGTCGAGCATGGGTAACTGGTACCCCCCGGGTTGGCCCCTTACATCACAAGATACCCGGGTATTCGGTTTGGGGAGTCGCCGGGGATTCGCTAGAGTTCTCACAGTGAGTCCGGGGCGATCCCGGAGACACACGCGGAAGTGGCTCAGTGGTAGAGCATCACCTTGCCAAGGTGAGGGTCGCGGGTTCGAATCCCGTCTTCCGCTCGGAAAGGGGCTACGGCCCTCACTCGGTGGAGTGGCCGAGAGGCGAGGCAACGGCCTGCAAAGCCGTGTACACGGGTTCAAATCCCGTCTCCACCTCTGGTTTTCAGCGAGGACGATTAGCTCAGCGGGAGAGCGCTTCCCTGACACGGAAGAGGTCACTGGTTCAATCCCAGTATCGTCCACCAGGCTCCTTGGCAGACCAGGTCTGACCTGGTCAAGCAGGAGGCAAAGCCCCAGCTCACGGCGCATGCCGAGAGACTGGGGCTTCTTGTTGTTCCGGGTTGATCATCGATGTTGTCAGCACCGGTGCTGACGTTGTGCTGACCCGTCGGCGCACCCATGCCTGAGTAGGGGGATCACATGGTTTGCTGAACCGCTTGACGGCACTACAACCTCCGGTCAGGCTCGCGTGTGTGCAAGTCCGCGCACATTCGCAGCCTCGGAGGCGACCATGACGCTACGGTTCATCGGCATCGACACAGGAAGCGAGCACGGAGGGTGCCCCTCGGTCTGGGTCGATGACATCGACGGAAGCTTCGTGATTCAGGGGATCGTGGTCACCGATCCAGACGAGCTGACTCAAGTCGTCACCCGGAGTCCGCTCGCGCCGGATGAGATGATCGTTAGGCTTCCTGCGCGAATGCGTGGCTACTTACTGGAGGCGTGCGGTGAGCGCGAACCCAACGTTGGATGAGCTGTTTCAACACTGCGAGCGCTCCGCGCTGCACCTGGAGATGCGCGACGGCTACGGCAATTCGAGCCCTGGGTTCCGCGCGTGGCGCGAAGGCGTCCCCTTCGATCGGACCGACTTCGACGCGCCATGGGTCAACCTGATCAGGGACACCGTTGAGCGCGGTGTCGTGGTATGCCGTGCCCGAATCATCTCTGAGCCCGTGAGCGACTACATCCGTTACGAGCACTCGGCCACGCCTTACGCCAACCTCGCCGGAGGTGAGCAAGTTCGCTGGTTGCCGCGCCAGAAGGCATCCGACCTGGCGCTGCCCGGTAACGACTTCTGGCTCTTCGACGGTCGGCTGGTGCGCTTCGCCTTCCACTCCGGAGACGGCGAACCCGCCGGTTACGAAGTGTCCGAAGATCCAGCGGTGGTGAAGCTATGCGTAACGGCCTTTGAAGGGGTCTGGGAACGCGGCGTCGATCACGCCGAGTACCGGCCCACCTGACCTCCGCGCGTGTCCGCCTCTCCATCTTCCAGCGCCCAGCAGGCCCGCCGAGCCATCGGCAGGCGGCTTCGTGACATCCTGCGCGACTCCGGCATTACCGCTCGGGCACTGGCACATGCGGCCGGGTGGGACGAGTCCAAATGCTCTCGTCTCATCAACGGCCGCACGCTGCCATCCGATGACGACATTCGCGTCTGGTGCCGGATCTGCAATGCAGAAAACGAGATCCCCGACCTGATCGCCGCGACTCGCGACGCCGACAGCATGTACGTGGAGTGGAGGCGGTTGCAGCGCAGCGGCATGAGGCGGCTGCAAGAAACCCGGGTGTCCCTGTACGAGGAAACCCGGCTATTCCGCTTCTACTGCTCACAGTTCATGCCCTGGCCACTCCAGACGCCCGGTTACATGCGAGCCGTGCTGTCGGCCTTTGCCGACTTCCACGACGCACCACGCGACATCGACGAGGCGATTGCCGCACGGTCTGCCCGAAGCCGCCTGCTCTACGAAGGCGACCACCGATTCGCCATGGTGATGGAAGAGTCGGTACTCCACGATCGGATCGCCGACGACGATGTCATGGCGGGTCAACTCGGTCAGCTTCTTGAGGGGATGTCCCTGCCGTCCGTCTCGCTCGGCATCATCCCGTCCGGCACCCGCCGCAAGCTGTGGACCATGGAGACCTTTTCGATCTACGACGACAAACGTGTCTTTGTGGAGTTGCTGTCAGCAGGCGTGACGGTCACTCAACCACGGGAGATCGCGCTCTACCTCAAGGGTTTCAGCGAGCTGGCCGGCCAAGCCGTCTACGGCAACAAAGCACGTTCCTTGATCACTGCTGCGATCGGTGCGCTTAGTTAATCCGTGCAAGTTCGTACAAGTTCATTGAGGGGCCGTGTCCGCCGTTTCTACGGTCTGAGGCATGGCGACCGGACAGACAGCAGCAGAGCCCCGCGAGGGACCCGGGAACAACGAAGTGACCGACGCAACGGCAGAGCGACACGACAGGGCGTTGGCCGTCGTGCAACGCCTCTTGAGAGACCGGCGAGTTCGCGCGTACGCCGTTCACACGATCAGCTTGAAGCTGTCCGGTGACGGCAGGCCGTTCCCCCGGGGGGAACACAAGCGGTACGTCCCCGAACTCGTCGCCTACAGCGACGCGGGACGGATGGTCGCCACGGTGGCCGTGGGACCGCGGACCGGCTGCTACCTGGTGTCTCGCAACGGCATCGGCCTTCAGCCGGTGCGAGGACCTCAGCAGGTTGTAGATCTCATCCTTTCGGACTGCTCGGGGGCCGGGTCATGGCGATGCGGCCGATTTTCGAGTTCGATGTGATCGAACGACCTGACGGCACCTTTGAGGCCCGGTTCACGGACACCTCGCAGACCGCTCCCGCCGACGTGACCGCCGAGACGTTCGGGGATCTTGAGGTGCGGTGCATCGCCAAGCGGATCGCCCGGAGCATCTGGGCCGCTTCCGTCCCCTCGCCGAGGGAGGGGACGGCGTGAAGGGCCCTGTGGCGACACGACTTCGTATCCCTTACGTCATCGCTCACGCGGGCGAGGCCGTACCTCAGCGCCTTCGGTTCGTTCGTCGTCCGCTCGGTGGGCTGCGGCTCGCCTACGACGACCCGCGCCGGGGTGATGAGGCGTACGGGGTGCTGCGCGTGCGGGTCCGGGGCACCCGGCAGGGGGCACCGCAGTGGCGGATGCTGAACACGCTGCGGCAGTGGCGGTGCATGGAACGGCACCTGTGCCAGGTCTGCGGCGAGCCGGCCACCGATCCCGCCTCGGGGCGCATCCCGTGGATCATGACGGATACCGCGTTCCGCGAGCTTCCCGACGACCCCACCGGGGGCCTGACCAGCGCTCCCCCCACCTGCGAGGCGTGCATCCCCGAAGCGCTGGCCACCTGCCCCCAACTCCACATCTCGTCGGCCGTCTGCACTGCCGCGCGCAGCGAGCCCGCCGCCGTGCTGGCGGACATGTTCACCCCCGGGCCGAACGGGAGAGCCGTCCACACGGGCGAGCACAACGTTGAGATCAGTCTGAAGGACGAGACGCTGCTTCCCTACGCGCTGGCCACGCAGTTGGTCGTCCAGGTTCACGACCTTCGGCCCGCGCCCCATCCGGTGGGCTGAGACTCCCCCGGTAGGGCCATCCTTCCCCCAGGACGGTCTACACCCGAGACTTAGCCCTACCGGGGGCACCGGGGCGGCCGGGAGCCCGTCCGGGCGGCGGGGGCCGTGCCCGGCGGCCGGGAGGGGAGGGTTCCCGGCCGCGGGACGCTCAGCGGCCGGCGTCCAGCGACGCCAGCCAGTCCTCGATGGCGCGGGCCATCGACGGGGCCCTGTCCTCCAGCATCGTGAAGTGGTCTCCCTCCACCTCCCGCGCGACGTGGTCGGTGTGCCACGAGGCACGCCAGTCCTCCGTCGCCGGAGGCTCGCCGCCGGGGCCGGGAAGCGGCGTGTCGGGACGCAGGAACAGGATCGGGGCCTTCACCTCTCCGACCGCGCACTCGCGGAACAGCTTGTAGTAGCGGCCCATCGCCCCCAGTCGCGCGCTGGTGAACGGCCCGAAGGACGCCTCCCGGTCGAACATGCCCTGCACCATCTGCGTCCCGAGGTCGTCGATGACCTTGTCGTCCGGCATGAAGGTGTCCAGCAGGACGAGACCGGCCGGGTTGACGCCGAGGCTCTCCAGGTAGCCGACGGCGGCGTGCGCGAAGATCCCCCCGGCGCAGTACCCGAGGACGACGAACGGCTCGTCGCCGGCCGCGCGCCGCACGGACTCCGCCCAGGTCCGCACCGCGGCGTCCACCGTGGCGGGCAGGCTCTCCTCCCGGGCGAAGCCGAGGACCGGGAGCGCGAACAGGTCCCGCACGTCCCGGAAGTTCGCCGCGAGGCGGGCGAACTGGGTCGCCCCGCCCAGCGCCATCGGGGTGCTGAAGCAGAACAGGCTGGGCCTGCCGGGGCCCGCCGCCAGCTTCACCGGCGGCGGGATCTCCTCCAGTTCCTCCGGCGACGAGAACGACTGCCGCAGGTCGGCCAGGGCCCGCAGCATGGCCATGCCCTCGTGCATCTTCCCCTTCAGCGCCGCCTCGTGAAGCAGCGCGCTGGGGGTGTCCGCCGGGTCCGCCCCGCCGCGCGCGGGTTCGGCTCCGGGGCCGGCGAGGCGGGCGTCCAGCTCGCCCAGGAGGTGCTTGGCCAGGTCCGCGGGGTTGGGGTAGTCGAAGACCACGGTCGCGGGCATCCGCAGGCCGGTCGCCTTGATGAGGGCGTTGCGCAGCTCCATCGAGGTGAGCGAGTCGAAGCCGGCCTCCAGGAAGTTCTGGTCGGCGTCGACCGCCTCGGGCCCGGGGTGGCCGAGCACCCTGGCCGCGTGCGCGCGCACCGCCTCGCGGAGTTCGTCCAGCCGCCGTTCCTCCGGCAGGCCGGCCAGCCGGGCGACGAGCGGCGCGGCGCCGCCCTCCTCCTCGTCGCCGGGGTCCGACCCGCCGGCCAGGATCGCGGTGACCTCGGGCAGCGCGCGCAGCAGCGGCCTGGGTCGGGCGAGGGCGTACGCGGGGGCGAAACGGGTCCAGTCGATGTCGGCCACCACCAGGTGGTGCTCGCCGCGGTCGAGCGCCTGGCCGAGCGCGGCGGTGGCCGCGGAGGGCTCCATCACACGTACGCCCAGGCGGAGCAGGCGGGCGCCGATCGACTCGTCCACCATGCCGCCGCCGCCCCAGGCGCCCCACGCGACGCAGGAGGCCGCGAGCCCTCGGGCACGGCGGCGGGCGGCCAGCGCGTCCAGGAACGCGTTCGCGGCGGCGTAGGCGGCCTGCCCTCCCTGGCCCCACACGGCGGCGCCGGAGGAGAACAGCACGAACTCCTCCAGCGGGCGGTCGCCCAGCAGTTCGTCCAGGTGGTGGGCACCGGCGACCTTGGCCCGCCCGACCTCGGCGAACTCCTCCAGTGTGGTGTCGGCCAGCGGCACGTCGTCGCCGACGACGCCTGCGGCGTGCACGACCGTGGTGAGCGGGAGCTCGGCGGGCAGGGAGTCCAGCAGCCGGCGAAGCTGCTCGCGGTCGGCGACGTCGCACGCGGCGATCGTGACCTTCGCGCCGAGCGCGGTGAGCTCGGCCTCCAGCTCTTCGGCGCCGGCGGCGGCGGGCCCGCGACGGCTGGTGAGCACCAGGTGCCCGGTTCCCCGGCGGGCCAGCCAGCGCGCCACGTGCGCGCCGACCCCTCCGGTGCCTCCGGTGACGAGCGCCGTGCCCCGGGCACCGGGAGCCGTCCCGGAGGGGGCGGGGGCGGCGTCGCCGAGCGGGGCACGGACGAGGCGCCGGGCGAGGATCCCGGTGTCGCGGACCGCCAGCTGTTCCTCGCCGCCGGATCCGGCCAGCACGCCGCACAGCCGGGCGACGGCCCGCTCGTCCGGGGCGGGGGGCAGGTCGACCAGGCCGCCCCAGGTGCCGGGGTGGTCGAGGGCGAGCACCGTGCCGATGCCCCAGACGGACGCCTGGAACGGGCTGGCGTCCTCGGAGGGCTCCTGCGGCGTCGCGGACCGGGTGGCCACCGCGCCGGAGGTCACCGCCCACAGGGGGGCGGTGACGGCCGCGTCGGTGAGGGCCTGGACCAGCGTGACGGTGTCCGCGGTGCCGCGGGAGAGCGCCGGGTGCACCGGGTGCGGACGCTCGTCCAGCGCGAGCAGGGAGAGCACGCCGGCCGGCTGCTCGTCCGCCGGCAGTTCGCGCAGTTCCGCGGCGAGCCCGGCCCGGTCCCGCCCGGCCGCCCGGATCGGGACGACCCGGGCGCCGTGGCGGCCGAGCCCTTCGGCGACCGCCTCGACGAGGGCGGCGTGGGCGGCGTGGGCGGCGTGGGCGGCGCCGGCCGGCCCGGCGTGCGGGGCGGCGTCGCCGGTGACCGGGGCGGCGTCGCCGGCTTCGGGCAGCGCGAGCAGCCACGTGCCGGTCAGCGCGGCGGCGGGCGGGTCGGCGACCGGCCGCCAGGACACGCGGTAGCGCCACGTGTCGACGGCCGCGCGTTCCCGCATGCGCCGCCGCCACGACGACAGCGCCGGCAGCAGCCGGCCCAGGGCGGCGGCGTCGGCTCCGTCGTCACCGGCCAGGCCGGTCGCGTCTCCGCGCTCGACCGCCTCCCAGAAGGCGGCGTCCACCGGGTCGGCGTCCTGTGCCCGCTTCGCGGCGGGGGCCGACTCCAGCCAGTAGCGCCGTTCCTGGAACGCGTACGTCGGCAGGTCGACCCGGCGTCCCCCGGAGTGCGGGGCGGACCAGTCCACGGTGACACCCCGGACGTGCAGTTCGGCGGCGGAGGTCAGCAGCCGGACCGGCCCGCCGTCGTCGCGGCGGAGGGTGCCGGTGACCACCGCGTCGCGGCCCAGGGCGTCCAGGGTCTCCTGCATGCCCATGGTGAGCACCGGGTGCGGGCTGGTCTCGACGAACACGCCGTGCCCCTGCGCGGCGAGGGCACGGACGGCGGGGTCGAAGCCGACGGTGCGGCGCAGGTTGGTGTACCAGTACTCGGCGTCGAGAGCGGAGGTGTCGATCCAGTCCCCGGTGACCGTGGAGATCATCGGCACGTCGCCGGACCGCGGCGCGACCGGTCCCAGGTCGCGCAGCAGGCGTTCGCGCAGCTCCTCGACCTGGGCGGAGTGCGAGGCG contains:
- a CDS encoding type I polyketide synthase produces the protein MADEQKLLGYLRRVTADLQNAQQRLREVDARDREPIAVVAMGCRFPGGVRTPEELWRLVADGRDGISAFPDDRGWDLDALYDPDHARPGTSYTREGGFLYDAGDFDAASFGISPREALATDPQQRLLLQVAWEAFERAGIDLTTLKGSQTGVFVGAFSSGYGTGLVTPPEGVEGHLLTGGSTAVISGRIAYVFGLKGPALTVDTACSSSLVALHLACESLRRGESTLALAGGVTVMATPETFVEFSRQRGLAADGRCKAFSDDADGTGWGEGAGLLLLERLSDARRNGHPVVGLIRGSAVNQDGASNGLSAPNGVSQQRVIRRALANAGLAAFDVDAVEAHGTGTTLGDPIEAQALLATYGKDRPSDLPLWLGSIKSNIGHTQAAAGVAGVIKMLMALRGGLLPRTLHVSEPSSHVDWSAGNVRLLTEPVAWPESDRPRRAGVSSFGVSGTNAHVIVEQAPAGDPAEAAEPVPAPAAGTSAVRAGTSALRAGSPGPAGHGAGPAADPGRSGTPGDAGRPAAAAWTVSARSAPALRAQLDRLRAHAEEHPGHSAADIGLSLAASRTAFPHRAVVVGRDREELLAGVRGLAAGDETACAATGVASGAPGKTVFVFPGQGSQWAGMATELLAASPVFAAHIGDCERALAPFVDWSLTGVLRGRPDAPSLERVDVVQPVLWAVMVSLARLWAEYGIRPDAVIGHSQGEIAAATVAGGLSLDDGARVAALRSRAIGEVLAGRGGMVSVGLPAEELAGWLEPRRGAISLAAVNGARSVVVSGEPDALDELTAALTAQGVRARRVPVDYASHSAQVEELRERLLRDLGPVAPRSGDVPMISTVTGDWIDTSALDAEYWYTNLRRTVGFDPAVRALAAQGHGVFVETSPHPVLTMGMQETLDALGRDAVVTGTLRRDDGGPVRLLTSAAELHVRGVTVDWSAPHSGGRRVDLPTYAFQERRYWLESAPAAKRAQDADPVDAAFWEAVERGDATGLAGDDGADAAALGRLLPALSSWRRRMRERAAVDTWRYRVSWRPVADPPAAALTGTWLLALPEAGDAAPVTGDAAPHAGPAGAAHAAHAAHAALVEAVAEGLGRHGARVVPIRAAGRDRAGLAAELRELPADEQPAGVLSLLALDERPHPVHPALSRGTADTVTLVQALTDAAVTAPLWAVTSGAVATRSATPQEPSEDASPFQASVWGIGTVLALDHPGTWGGLVDLPPAPDERAVARLCGVLAGSGGEEQLAVRDTGILARRLVRAPLGDAAPAPSGTAPGARGTALVTGGTGGVGAHVARWLARRGTGHLVLTSRRGPAAAGAEELEAELTALGAKVTIAACDVADREQLRRLLDSLPAELPLTTVVHAAGVVGDDVPLADTTLEEFAEVGRAKVAGAHHLDELLGDRPLEEFVLFSSGAAVWGQGGQAAYAAANAFLDALAARRRARGLAASCVAWGAWGGGGMVDESIGARLLRLGVRVMEPSAATAALGQALDRGEHHLVVADIDWTRFAPAYALARPRPLLRALPEVTAILAGGSDPGDEEEGGAAPLVARLAGLPEERRLDELREAVRAHAARVLGHPGPEAVDADQNFLEAGFDSLTSMELRNALIKATGLRMPATVVFDYPNPADLAKHLLGELDARLAGPGAEPARGGADPADTPSALLHEAALKGKMHEGMAMLRALADLRQSFSSPEELEEIPPPVKLAAGPGRPSLFCFSTPMALGGATQFARLAANFRDVRDLFALPVLGFAREESLPATVDAAVRTWAESVRRAAGDEPFVVLGYCAGGIFAHAAVGYLESLGVNPAGLVLLDTFMPDDKVIDDLGTQMVQGMFDREASFGPFTSARLGAMGRYYKLFRECAVGEVKAPILFLRPDTPLPGPGGEPPATEDWRASWHTDHVAREVEGDHFTMLEDRAPSMARAIEDWLASLDAGR